The following are from one region of the Gossypium hirsutum isolate 1008001.06 chromosome D03, Gossypium_hirsutum_v2.1, whole genome shotgun sequence genome:
- the LOC107949620 gene encoding respiratory burst oxidase homolog protein C has protein sequence MQKMSSDDGIYHHHHSDKEVLGTDKVPHIGPLSGSLNKRAGRKGSRFNLPGSSSSKGDDYVEITLDVGDDSVAVHSLKATNGDDLQDDHELTLLAKGLEKKSSVGSSMVRNASAKIKQVGQELKRLTSLSKKPSRFDRTKSAVAHALKGLKFISKTDGGHGWIAVEKLFDEISASNNGVLPRSRFGECIGMESKEFAGQLFDALARKRNLQFDSIDKAHLKEFWDQISNQSFDARLQTFFDMVDKDADGRITEEEVKEIISLSATANKLSNIQKQAEEYAALIMEELDPDNLGFIMIHNLEMLLLQGPDQSVRGESRNLSQMLSQKLKPTYDYNLVRRFYRDTVYFLLDNWQRVWVMALWIGAMCGLFSYKYIEYRQREDVFEVMGHCVCFAKGAAETLKLNMALILLPVCRNTITWLRNKTKLGAAVPFDDNLNFHKVIAVGISIGVGIHGISHLACDFPRLLHATPDEYEPIEKYFGEQAKSYWHFVKHIEGVTGIIMVVLMAFAFTLATPMFRRGRMKLPKPLNKLTGFNAFWYSHHLFVIVYTLLIVHGIKLFLTKKWYKKTTWMYLAIPVFLYICERLTRLLRSSIEAVTIQKVAVYPGNVLALHMSRPRGFRYKSGQYIFVNCDVVSPFEWHPFSITSAPGDDYVSVHIRTLGDWTGQLRTVFSKVCKQPTNGKSGLLRADCLQGNNNPEFPRVLIDGPYGAPAQDYKKYEVVLLVGLGIGATPMISIVKDIVHNIRSMAEDEDEELSSALENGVAINYKTSSPSPPNPKTRENFKTKRAYFYWVTREQGSFDWFKGIMNEVAEMDHDHVIELHNYCTSVYEEGDARSALITMLQSLNHAKNGVDVVSGTRVKSHFAKPNWRSVYKHIAVNHNNARVGVFYCGAPALTKVLSQLASDFSHKTSTKFDFHKENF, from the exons ATGCAGAAAATGAGTTCAGATGATGGAATTTATCACCATCATCATTCTGACAAAGAGGTTTTAGGAACCGATAAAGTGCCCCATATCGGTCCATTGAGTGGCTCTTTGAACAAAAGGGCAGGGCGGAAAGGTTCTCGGTTTAACCTCCCTGGCTCAAGTTCTTCCAAAGGCGATGACTATGTTGAGATTACCCTGGACGTTGGCGATGATTCCGTGGCGGTTCACAGTCTAAAGGCAACAAATGGAGATGATTTGCAAGACGACCATGAGCTAACTTTGCTGGCTAAAGGTCTTGAGAAGAAATCTAGCGTGGGTTCATCAATGGTGAGGAATGCTTCAGCAAAGATTAAGCAAGTGGGACAAGAATTGAAGCGCTTAACATCGTTATCCAAGAAGCCTTCTCGCTTTGATAGGACAAAGTCTGCAGTAGCTCATGCTCTAAAGGGGCTTAAGTTTATAAGCAAGACTGATGGTGGACATGGATGGATTGCTGTGGAGAAGCTGTTTGATGAAATTTCTGCTTCTAACAATGGAGTTTTGCCTCGTTCACGATTTGGCGAATGCATAG GAATGGAGTCAAAGGAATTTGCTGGGCAGTTGTTTGATGCTCTTGCTCGAAAACGAAACCTTCAATTTGATTCCATTGATAAGGCTCACCTCAAAGAATTTTGGGATCAGATCTCGAATCAAAGCTTCGATGCCAGGCTTCAAACTTTCTTTGACAT GGTGGATAAAGATGCAGATGGAAGAATTACTGAGGAGGAAGTTAAAGAG ATTATCAGTCTCAGTGCCACTGCAAACAAACTCTCAAACATCCAGAAACAAGCTGAGGAATATGCAGCCTTGATTATGGAAGAATTAGACCCTGACAACCTAGGATTCATCATG ATACACAATCTGGAAATGCTTCTGTTGCAAGGACCAGACCAATCTGTAAGAGGAGAAAGCCGGAACCTTAGCCAAATGCTAAGCCAGAAGCTTAAGCCTACATATGACTACAACCTAGTGAGGAGATTCTACCGAGACACCGTGTATTTCTTGCTAGATAACTGGCAGAGAGTGTGGGTGATGGCCCTCTGGATTGGGGCCATGTGTGGTCTGTTTTCATACAAATATATCGAGTATCGACAGAGGGAAGATGTGTTTGAAGTAATGGGGCATTGTGTTTGCTTTGCCAAAGGTGCTGCTGAGACACTTAAATTGAACATGGCTTTGATATTGCTACCAGTCTGTCGTAACACCATAACCTGGTTAAGGAACAAGACCAAGTTAGGAGCTGCTGTTCCTTTTGATGACAACCTCAACTTCCATAAG GTAATTGCAGTTGGAATTTCAATTGGGGTTGGCATACATGGGATTTCCCATTTGGCATGTGATTTTCCCAGACTGCTTCATGCCACACCTGATGAGTATGAaccaattgaaaaatattttggagAACAAGCCAAGAGCTACTGGCATTTTGTGAAGCATATTGAAGGGGTAACTGGGATTATAATGGTGGTTTTAATGGCCTTTGCTTTCACGCTCGCCACGCCTATGTTCAGGCGGGGTAGGATGAAGCTTCCAAAGCCTCTAAACAAGCTCACTGGCTTCAATGCCTTCTGGTATTCTCACCATTTATTTGTCATTGTTTATACTCTCCTCATCGTGCATGGAATCAAGCTCTTCTTGACCAAGAAATGGTACAAGAAAACA ACTTGGATGTACTTGGCAATTCCAGTTTTCCTATATATATGTGAAAGATTGACAAGATTGCTTAGATCAAGCATCGAGGCTGTTACCATACAAAAG GTTGCTGTTTATCCTGGAAATGTACTAGCACTTCACATGTCAAGGCCCCGTGGATTTAGATACAAGAGTGGACAATACATTTTTGTTAATTGCGATGTTGTGTCGCCATTTGAATG GCACCCATTTTCCATTACTTCTGCACCGGGAGATGACTATGTGAGTGTTCATATTAGGACACTTGGTGACTGGACGGGACAACTCAGGACTGTATTTTCAAAA GTGTGTAAACAACCTACTAATGGCAAAAGTGGCCTCCTTAGAGCCGATTGCTTGCAAGGAAACAACAACCCAGA ATTCCCAAGAGTGCTAATCGATGGGCCATATGGAGCACCAGCACAAGACTACAAGAAATATGAAGTGGTTTTGTTAGTGGGTTTGGGGATTGGAGCAACCCCCATGATCAGCATTGTCAAGGACATTGTACACAACATCAGATCCATGGCGGAGGATGAAGATGAAGAACTGAGCAGTGCCCTGGAAAATGGGGTTGCCATAAATTATAAAACGAGTTCTCCATCTCCACCAAATCCAAAAACAAGAGAAAACTTCAAGACAAAGAGGGCTTACTTTTATTGGGTAACAAGGGAACAAGGCTCTTTTGATTGGTTCAAAGGCATCATGAATGAAGTAGCTGAAATGGACCATGATCATGTCATTGAGCTCCATAACTATTGCACCAGTGTTTACGAAGAAGGTGATGCTCGCTCTGCGCTCATCACCATGCTCCAGTCTCTCAACCATGCTAAAAACGGTGTCGATGTCGTCTCTGGTACACGTGTAAAATCGCATTTCGCCAAGCCAAATTGGCGCAGTGTCTACAAACACATTGCTGTTAATCACAACAACGCTCGAGTTG GTGTGTTTTATTGTGGGGCACCGGCGCTAACCAAGGTGCTAAGCCAGCTAGCTTCAGATTTCTCTCACAAGACCTCCACCAAGTTTGATTTCCATAAGGAGAATTTTTAA
- the LOC107949622 gene encoding inositol polyphosphate multikinase beta → MFKIPKHQVAGHQAIDGNLGPLVDDSGRFYKPLQDDERGTTELAFYRSFSSKLPHHIRGFFPVFYGTQLVEASDGSGLRPHLVLQDITSNHLNPSILDVKIGSRTWSPEASEDYIQKALEGDRLTTTVTLGFRISGLQIYESKESGYWKPARKEVKSFSADDVRLVLRKFVSSNLEPEPDCCFASTIYGGCSGILEQLLELKAWFEDQTVYHFHSCSLLLLIDKESVLNGRTVPFVEVKLIDFAHTVEAEGVIDHNFLGGLCSFIKFVSEVLTDSKVSTIQASFN, encoded by the coding sequence ATGTTTAAGATTCCAAAGCATCAGGTTGCTGGTCATCAAGCCATTGATGGAAATCTCGGCCCGCTCGTAGACGATTCAGGACGTTTCTACAAGCCTCTCCAGGACGATGAACGCGGCACCACGGAGCTGGCCTTCTATCGATCATTCTCTTCCAAGCTTCCACATCACATCCGTGGATTCTTTCCTGTTTTCTACGGCACCCAACTTGTGGAGGCCTCTGATGGGTCTGGTTTACGTCCCCATCTTGTCTTACAAGATATAACCTCCAATCACCTTAATCCATCTATCTTGGACGTCAAAATCGGTTCCAGAACCTGGTCCCCTGAAGCATCCGAAGATTACATCCAAAAGGCTCTCGAAGGAGACAGATTAACTACTACTGTCACCTTAGGGTTTAGAATATCTGGATTGCAGATATATGAAAGCAAGGAATCGGGATATTGGAAGCCGGCAAGGAAGGAAGTCAAGAGTTTTAGTGCCGATGATGTTAGATTAGTTCTGAGGAAGTTTGTTTCATCAAATCTGGAACCGGAACCGGATTGTTGTTTCGCTTCTACCATATATGGTGGTTGTTCAGGGATTTTGGAACAATTATTGGAGCTGAAAGCATGGTTCGAGGATCAAACGGTTTACCATTTTCATTCATGTTCTCTTCTCCTCTTGATTGATAAAGAATCGGTTTTGAATGGAAGGACAGTACCGTTTGTTGAAGTTAAACTCATCGATTTCGCTCATACTGTGGAAGCTGAAGGTGTTATCGATCATAATTTCCTGGGTGGACTATGCTCCTTTATCAAGTTCGTCTCTGAGGTTCTCACAGATTCCAAAGTATCCACAATCCAAGCTAGTTTTAATTAA
- the LOC107949621 gene encoding ribonuclease TUDOR 1 isoform X2, translated as MLVVSEGWAKVRVQGQQKGEVSPYVAELLHLEEQAKQQGLGQWSKVPGAAEASIRNLPPSAVGNPSNLDAMGLLAENKGRSMEAIVEQVRDGSTVRVYLLPDFQFVQVFVAGIQAPSMGRRAVTETVVETDLTSDKQNGDVSADEPQADLTSAQRLTVSSAPSAEVSPDPFAPEAKYFTEVRCLNRDVRIVLEGVDKFSNLIGSVYYPEGESAKDLALELVENGLAKYVEWSANMMEDDAKQRLKAAELQAKKTRLRIWTNYVPPVTNSMAIHDQNFIGKVVEVVSGDCIIVSDDSIPYGSLLAERRVNLSSIRCPKMGNPRRDEKPAPYAREAKEFLRTRLIGKQVTVQMEYSRKVTMADGTVAAATPASADSRVMDFGSVFLMSPVKGDGDDASAAVPSGTGNQQPGLNVAELVVGRGFGTVIRHRDFEERSNYYDALLAAESRAISGKKGIHSAKDPPVMHIMDLTIASAKRAKEFMPFLHRGKRVPAVVEYVLSGHRFKLLIPKETCSIAFSFSGVRCPGRNEPYSEEAIALLEQWQQQKETEQDSSMVGQFQQALMRRKIMQRDVEIEVETCDRTGTFLGSLWESRTNMAVTLLEAGLAKLQTSFGIDRIADAHLLEQAEQSAKNQKLKIWENYVEGEEITNGPAVVDNKQKEVLKVVVTEVVDGGKFYVQTVGDQRFSSIQKHLASLSIQEAPVIGAFNPRKGDIVLAQFSMDNSWNRALIVNAPGGGIQSPKDRFEVFYVDYGNQEEVPYSQLRHLDSVSATPGLAQLCSLAFLKVPVLDDEFGTEAAQFLSEQTLGSSLQFTATVEERNTSGGKVKGRGTGTVLIVTLRAEESELSINEAMLQEGLARLEKRKRFEAKERKAMLDELEKYQKEAKTARRGIWEYGDVDSDDEEDTLPPLAAAKKSGGKR; from the exons ATGTTGGTTGTCTCTGAAGGCTGGGCAAAG GTTAGGGTGCAGGGGCAGCAGAAAGGGGAAGTTAGTCCTTATGTTGCTGAATTGTTACATCTTGAAGAACAAGCCAAACAACAAGGTCTGGGCCAATGGAGCAAG GTACCTGGTGCTGCAGAGGCTTCTATCCGTAATTTGCCTCCATCTGCCGTTGGTAATCCTAGTAACTTAGATGCCATGGGTCTTCTAGCTGAAAACAAGGGTAGGTCAATGGAAGCTATAGTTGAGCAGGTTCGTGATGGTAGTACTGTTCGAGTGTATTTGCTTCCTGATTTTCAGTTTGTGCAAGTGTTTGTTGCTGGTATCCAG GCCCCTTCCATGGGTAGAAGGGCTGTTACAGAAACTGTTGTTGAAACAGATTTGACCTCTGATAAACAAAATGGAGATGTTTCAGCTGATGAGCCACAGGCTGACTTAACATCTGCACAGCGGCTTACTGTCTCGTCCGCACCTTCTGCTGAAGTTTCCCCTGATCCTTTTGCACCAGAAGCTAAATATTTTACAGAAGTTCGTTGTCTGAATAGAGAT GTACGCATTGTTCTTGAAGGTGTTGACAAATTCAGCAATTTGATTGGATCAGTTTATTACCCGGAAGGCGAATCGGCAAAAGATCTCGCTTTGGAACTTGTGGAAAAT GGTCTAGCAAAATATGTTGAATGGAGTGCTAATATGATGGAAGATGATGCCAAGCAACGGTTAAAGGCTGCAGAGCTTCAAGCCAAGAAGACTCGGTTGAGGATCTGGACAAACTATGTACCCCCAGTCACAAACTCCATGGCAATCCATGATCAAAACTTCATAGGAAAG GTGGTGGAGGTTGTTAGTGGGGACTGCATTATTGTGTCTGATGATTCTATCCCATACGGTAGTCTTCTTGCAGAACGCCGAGTCAATCTTTCAAGCATTAGATGTCCAAAAATGGGCAATCCTCGTAGAGATGAAAAGCCAGCTCCTTATGCTCGGGAAGCAAAGGAGTTTTTAAGAACGCGCCTTATTGGAAAACag GTGACTGTACAAATGGAATATTCCAGGAAAGTCACCATGGCGGATGGAACTGTGGCAGCTGCTACACCTGCATCTGCAGATTCAAGGGTAATGGATTTTGGCTCTGTCTTCCTCATGTCCCCTGTTAAGGGTGATGGTGATGATGCTTCTGCAGCAGTCCCATCTGGAACTGGTAACCAGCAGCCTGGCTTGAATGTTGCAGAGTTGGTGGTTGGGCGTGGCTTTGGCACAGTGATAAGACATAGGGATTTTGAGGAAAGATCAAACTATTATGATGCCCTTTTGGCTGCTGAATCACGCGCTATTTCTGGGAAGAAAGGAATTCATTCTGCCAAAGATCCACCAGTCATGCACATAATGGACCTTACAATA GCATCGGCCAAGAGAGCCAAAGAATTCATGCCGTTTTTGCATCGAGGCAAGAGGGTTCCAGCTGTTGTAGAATATGTCCTAAGCGGTCATCGTTTTAAGTTGTTGATCCCCAAGGAAACTTGTAGCATTGCCTTTTCATTTTCTGGTGTCAGATGTCCTGGTCGTAATGAGCCTTATTCAGAAGAAGCCATAGCactgttggaacaatggcagcagcaaaaagaaacagaacaagatagcagcatggttggccaatttcAACAAGCACTGATGAGACGAAAGATCATGCAGAGAGATGTGGAG ATTGAAGTGGAAACTTGCGATAGAACTGGAACATTTTTGGGGTCTTTGTGGGAGTCTAGAACCAATATGGCAGTAACACTCCTTGAGGCAGGCCTGGCAAAGCTACAAACTTCATTTGGTATTGACAGGATTGCCGATGCGCATCTTCTTGAACAGGCTGAGCAATCTGCTAAGAACCAGAAACTAAAA ATTTGGGAGAACTATGTGGAAGGAGAGGAAATTACCAACGGACCAGCCGTTGTTGataacaaacaaaaggaagtgCTAAAG GTTGTTGTTACAGAAGTAGTAgatggtggaaaattttatgtCCAGACAGTGGGAGATCAGAGATTCTCATCGATTCAGAAACACCTGGCATCTTTAAGCATTCAAGAAGCTCCTGTGATTGGTGCTTTTAATCCCAGGAAGGGTGACATTGTCCTTGCTCAGTTTAGTATGGATAATTCCTGGAATCGTGCACTG ATTGTAAATGCACCTGGAGGAGGAATTCAATCTCCGAAGGACAGGTTTGAAGTGTTTTATGTTGATTACGGGAATCAAGAAGAGGTCCCATACAGTCAATTACGACATCTTGATTCAGTATCAGCTACTCCTGGGCTTGCCCAGTTATGCAGTCTTGCATTTCTTAAAGTTCCAGTGCTTGATGATGAATTTGGTACTGAGGCTGCCCAGTTTTTGAGCGAGCAGACACTAGGCAGTTCACTGCAGTTTACTGCTACTGTAGAGGAAAGGAATACTTCTGGCGGAAAAGTGAAGGGACGAGGAACTGGTACAGTTCTCATAGTAACACTGCGTGCTGAGGAGTCAGAGCTAAGTATTAATGAAGCAATGTTGCAG GAGGGGCTTGCTAGGTTGGAGAAAAGGAAGAGATTTGAAGCAAAGGAGAGAAAAGCAATGCTTGATGAATTGGAGAAGTACCAGAAGGAGGCGAAAACTGCTCGGCGGGGAATTTGGGAGTACGGAGATGTGGACTCTGATGATGAGGAGGATACACTTCCCCCACTTGCAGCGGCTAAGAAATCCGGTGGTAAGAGGTAG
- the LOC107949621 gene encoding ribonuclease TUDOR 1 isoform X1, giving the protein MAASTGGGTGWYKGKVKAVQSGDCLVVMALSSNRPGPPPEKTITLASLISPRLARRGGVDEPFAWDSREYLRNLCIGKEVIFRVEYSVPSIAREFGSVYLGDKNVAMLVVSEGWAKVRVQGQQKGEVSPYVAELLHLEEQAKQQGLGQWSKVPGAAEASIRNLPPSAVGNPSNLDAMGLLAENKGRSMEAIVEQVRDGSTVRVYLLPDFQFVQVFVAGIQAPSMGRRAVTETVVETDLTSDKQNGDVSADEPQADLTSAQRLTVSSAPSAEVSPDPFAPEAKYFTEVRCLNRDVRIVLEGVDKFSNLIGSVYYPEGESAKDLALELVENGLAKYVEWSANMMEDDAKQRLKAAELQAKKTRLRIWTNYVPPVTNSMAIHDQNFIGKVVEVVSGDCIIVSDDSIPYGSLLAERRVNLSSIRCPKMGNPRRDEKPAPYAREAKEFLRTRLIGKQVTVQMEYSRKVTMADGTVAAATPASADSRVMDFGSVFLMSPVKGDGDDASAAVPSGTGNQQPGLNVAELVVGRGFGTVIRHRDFEERSNYYDALLAAESRAISGKKGIHSAKDPPVMHIMDLTIASAKRAKEFMPFLHRGKRVPAVVEYVLSGHRFKLLIPKETCSIAFSFSGVRCPGRNEPYSEEAIALLEQWQQQKETEQDSSMVGQFQQALMRRKIMQRDVEIEVETCDRTGTFLGSLWESRTNMAVTLLEAGLAKLQTSFGIDRIADAHLLEQAEQSAKNQKLKIWENYVEGEEITNGPAVVDNKQKEVLKVVVTEVVDGGKFYVQTVGDQRFSSIQKHLASLSIQEAPVIGAFNPRKGDIVLAQFSMDNSWNRALIVNAPGGGIQSPKDRFEVFYVDYGNQEEVPYSQLRHLDSVSATPGLAQLCSLAFLKVPVLDDEFGTEAAQFLSEQTLGSSLQFTATVEERNTSGGKVKGRGTGTVLIVTLRAEESELSINEAMLQEGLARLEKRKRFEAKERKAMLDELEKYQKEAKTARRGIWEYGDVDSDDEEDTLPPLAAAKKSGGKR; this is encoded by the exons ATGGCGGCATCAACTGGTGGGGGCACGGGATGGTACAAAGGGAAAGTCAAAGCAGTTCAATCGGGTGATTGCTTGGTAGTAATGGCCTTGTCCAGTAACAGGCCTGGACCACCACCTGAGAAAACCATTACTTTGGCATCTCTCATTTCTCCTAGACTG GCCCGCAGAGGGGGTGTTGATGAGCCATTTGCTTGGGATAGCAGAGAATATTTGAGGAATCTCTGCATAGGAAAG GAAGTTATTTTCAGAGTTGAATATTCAGTACCAAGCATTGCCCGGGAGTTTGGCTCTGTATATCTTGGTGACAAAAATGTTGCAATGTTGGTTGTCTCTGAAGGCTGGGCAAAG GTTAGGGTGCAGGGGCAGCAGAAAGGGGAAGTTAGTCCTTATGTTGCTGAATTGTTACATCTTGAAGAACAAGCCAAACAACAAGGTCTGGGCCAATGGAGCAAG GTACCTGGTGCTGCAGAGGCTTCTATCCGTAATTTGCCTCCATCTGCCGTTGGTAATCCTAGTAACTTAGATGCCATGGGTCTTCTAGCTGAAAACAAGGGTAGGTCAATGGAAGCTATAGTTGAGCAGGTTCGTGATGGTAGTACTGTTCGAGTGTATTTGCTTCCTGATTTTCAGTTTGTGCAAGTGTTTGTTGCTGGTATCCAG GCCCCTTCCATGGGTAGAAGGGCTGTTACAGAAACTGTTGTTGAAACAGATTTGACCTCTGATAAACAAAATGGAGATGTTTCAGCTGATGAGCCACAGGCTGACTTAACATCTGCACAGCGGCTTACTGTCTCGTCCGCACCTTCTGCTGAAGTTTCCCCTGATCCTTTTGCACCAGAAGCTAAATATTTTACAGAAGTTCGTTGTCTGAATAGAGAT GTACGCATTGTTCTTGAAGGTGTTGACAAATTCAGCAATTTGATTGGATCAGTTTATTACCCGGAAGGCGAATCGGCAAAAGATCTCGCTTTGGAACTTGTGGAAAAT GGTCTAGCAAAATATGTTGAATGGAGTGCTAATATGATGGAAGATGATGCCAAGCAACGGTTAAAGGCTGCAGAGCTTCAAGCCAAGAAGACTCGGTTGAGGATCTGGACAAACTATGTACCCCCAGTCACAAACTCCATGGCAATCCATGATCAAAACTTCATAGGAAAG GTGGTGGAGGTTGTTAGTGGGGACTGCATTATTGTGTCTGATGATTCTATCCCATACGGTAGTCTTCTTGCAGAACGCCGAGTCAATCTTTCAAGCATTAGATGTCCAAAAATGGGCAATCCTCGTAGAGATGAAAAGCCAGCTCCTTATGCTCGGGAAGCAAAGGAGTTTTTAAGAACGCGCCTTATTGGAAAACag GTGACTGTACAAATGGAATATTCCAGGAAAGTCACCATGGCGGATGGAACTGTGGCAGCTGCTACACCTGCATCTGCAGATTCAAGGGTAATGGATTTTGGCTCTGTCTTCCTCATGTCCCCTGTTAAGGGTGATGGTGATGATGCTTCTGCAGCAGTCCCATCTGGAACTGGTAACCAGCAGCCTGGCTTGAATGTTGCAGAGTTGGTGGTTGGGCGTGGCTTTGGCACAGTGATAAGACATAGGGATTTTGAGGAAAGATCAAACTATTATGATGCCCTTTTGGCTGCTGAATCACGCGCTATTTCTGGGAAGAAAGGAATTCATTCTGCCAAAGATCCACCAGTCATGCACATAATGGACCTTACAATA GCATCGGCCAAGAGAGCCAAAGAATTCATGCCGTTTTTGCATCGAGGCAAGAGGGTTCCAGCTGTTGTAGAATATGTCCTAAGCGGTCATCGTTTTAAGTTGTTGATCCCCAAGGAAACTTGTAGCATTGCCTTTTCATTTTCTGGTGTCAGATGTCCTGGTCGTAATGAGCCTTATTCAGAAGAAGCCATAGCactgttggaacaatggcagcagcaaaaagaaacagaacaagatagcagcatggttggccaatttcAACAAGCACTGATGAGACGAAAGATCATGCAGAGAGATGTGGAG ATTGAAGTGGAAACTTGCGATAGAACTGGAACATTTTTGGGGTCTTTGTGGGAGTCTAGAACCAATATGGCAGTAACACTCCTTGAGGCAGGCCTGGCAAAGCTACAAACTTCATTTGGTATTGACAGGATTGCCGATGCGCATCTTCTTGAACAGGCTGAGCAATCTGCTAAGAACCAGAAACTAAAA ATTTGGGAGAACTATGTGGAAGGAGAGGAAATTACCAACGGACCAGCCGTTGTTGataacaaacaaaaggaagtgCTAAAG GTTGTTGTTACAGAAGTAGTAgatggtggaaaattttatgtCCAGACAGTGGGAGATCAGAGATTCTCATCGATTCAGAAACACCTGGCATCTTTAAGCATTCAAGAAGCTCCTGTGATTGGTGCTTTTAATCCCAGGAAGGGTGACATTGTCCTTGCTCAGTTTAGTATGGATAATTCCTGGAATCGTGCACTG ATTGTAAATGCACCTGGAGGAGGAATTCAATCTCCGAAGGACAGGTTTGAAGTGTTTTATGTTGATTACGGGAATCAAGAAGAGGTCCCATACAGTCAATTACGACATCTTGATTCAGTATCAGCTACTCCTGGGCTTGCCCAGTTATGCAGTCTTGCATTTCTTAAAGTTCCAGTGCTTGATGATGAATTTGGTACTGAGGCTGCCCAGTTTTTGAGCGAGCAGACACTAGGCAGTTCACTGCAGTTTACTGCTACTGTAGAGGAAAGGAATACTTCTGGCGGAAAAGTGAAGGGACGAGGAACTGGTACAGTTCTCATAGTAACACTGCGTGCTGAGGAGTCAGAGCTAAGTATTAATGAAGCAATGTTGCAG GAGGGGCTTGCTAGGTTGGAGAAAAGGAAGAGATTTGAAGCAAAGGAGAGAAAAGCAATGCTTGATGAATTGGAGAAGTACCAGAAGGAGGCGAAAACTGCTCGGCGGGGAATTTGGGAGTACGGAGATGTGGACTCTGATGATGAGGAGGATACACTTCCCCCACTTGCAGCGGCTAAGAAATCCGGTGGTAAGAGGTAG
- the LOC107950817 gene encoding altered inheritance rate of mitochondria protein 25-like: protein MGNELFRVLRPFWWITSSIYVEIDGKEIGVVHRRWHLWRRVYDLYLGNKQFAVVENPGLWNWTFTLKDIDDGQILAEIDRDWRGFGFEVFFFQKYHLLILT, encoded by the exons ATGGGTAATGAGCTGTTTAGG GTTCTTAGGCCTTTTTGGTGGATAACCAGCTCAATTTATGTAGAAATTGACGGTAAG GAAATTGGTGTGGTTCACAGACGGTGGCATCTTTGGAGGAGGGTGTATGATTTGTACTTGGG GAATAAGCAATTTGCTGTGGTCGAAAATCCTGGCTTATGGAATTGGACTTTTACTTTGAAGGACATTGATGATGGGCAAATTTTGGCAGAAATAGATCGTGATTGGAGGGGTTTTGGCTTTGaggtttttttctttcaaaaatatcatcttttaatCCTCACTTGA